The proteins below come from a single Falco peregrinus isolate bFalPer1 chromosome Z, bFalPer1.pri, whole genome shotgun sequence genomic window:
- the ABHD17B gene encoding alpha/beta hydrolase domain-containing protein 17B isoform X1: protein MNNLSFSELCCLFCCPPCPGKIASKLAFLPPDPTYTLMCDESGSRWTLHLSERADWQYSSREKDAIECFMTRTSKGNRIACMFVRCSPNAKYTLLFSHGNAVDLGQMSSFYIGLGSRINCNIFSYDYSGYGASSGKPTEKNLYADIDAAWVALRTRYGIRPENVIIYGQSIGTVPSVDLAARYESAAVILHSPLTSGMRVAFPDTKKTYCFDAFPNIDKISKITSPVLIIHGTEDEVIDFSHGLALFERCQRPVEPLWVEGAGHNDVELYGQYLERLKQFVSQELVNL from the exons ATGAATAATCTTTCCTTTAGTGAACTGTGTTGCCTGTTCTGTTGTCCACCATGCCCAGGGAAAATTGCCTCCAAATTGGCATTCTTACCTCCTGATCCCACATATACGCTGATGTGTGATGAGAGTGGTAGTCGCTGGACTTTACATCTCTCAGAGCGAGCAGACTGGCAGTATTCTTCTAGAGAAAAAGATGCCATTGAATGCTTCATGACTAGAACAAGTAAAGGTAACAGGATTGCCTGTATGTTTGTGCGTTGCTCACCTAACGCCAAGTATACTTTGCTCTTCTCACATGGAAATGCCGTTGACCTAGGTCAGATGAGCAGCTTTTACATAGGGCTGGGTTCACGGATTAATTGCAACATATTCTCATATGATTATTCTGGATATGGTGCAAGTTCTGGGAAGCCAACAGAGAAGAATTTGTATGCTGACATTGATGCTGCTTGGGTGGCTCTTAGGACAAG GTACGGAATCCGCCCTGAAAATGTGATTATATATGGCCAGAGTATAGGAACAGTACCATCTGTGGATCTTGCTGCTAGGTATGAAAGTGCTGCTGTAATTCTTCATTCTCCCCTGACCTCAGGAATGCGAGTAGCTTTTCCTGATACGAAGAAGACGTATTGCTTTGATGCATTCCCAAA CATTGacaaaatttctaaaataacatCTCCTGTGTTAATAATCCATGGGACTGAAGATGAAGTAATTGACTTTTCACATGGCCTAGCATTATTCGAGCGTTGCCAGAGACCTGTAGAACCACTGTGGGTAGAAGGAGCAGGCCATAATGATGTGGAACTCTATGGACAGTACCTTGAAAGATTAAAACAGTTTGTGTCACAGGAACTGGTGAacttgtaa
- the ABHD17B gene encoding alpha/beta hydrolase domain-containing protein 17B isoform X3, which yields MNNLSFSELCCLFCCPPCPGKIASKLAFLPPDPTYTLMCDESGSRWTLHLSERADWQYSSREKDAIECFMTRTSKGNRIACMFVRCSPNAKYTLLFSHGNAVDLGQMSSFYIGLGSRINCNIFSYDYSGYGASSGKPTEKNLYADIDAAWVALRTRYGIRPENVIIYGQSIGTVPSVDLAASIDKISKITSPVLIIHGTEDEVIDFSHGLALFERCQRPVEPLWVEGAGHNDVELYGQYLERLKQFVSQELVNL from the exons ATGAATAATCTTTCCTTTAGTGAACTGTGTTGCCTGTTCTGTTGTCCACCATGCCCAGGGAAAATTGCCTCCAAATTGGCATTCTTACCTCCTGATCCCACATATACGCTGATGTGTGATGAGAGTGGTAGTCGCTGGACTTTACATCTCTCAGAGCGAGCAGACTGGCAGTATTCTTCTAGAGAAAAAGATGCCATTGAATGCTTCATGACTAGAACAAGTAAAGGTAACAGGATTGCCTGTATGTTTGTGCGTTGCTCACCTAACGCCAAGTATACTTTGCTCTTCTCACATGGAAATGCCGTTGACCTAGGTCAGATGAGCAGCTTTTACATAGGGCTGGGTTCACGGATTAATTGCAACATATTCTCATATGATTATTCTGGATATGGTGCAAGTTCTGGGAAGCCAACAGAGAAGAATTTGTATGCTGACATTGATGCTGCTTGGGTGGCTCTTAGGACAAG GTACGGAATCCGCCCTGAAAATGTGATTATATATGGCCAGAGTATAGGAACAGTACCATCTGTGGATCTTGCTGCTAG CATTGacaaaatttctaaaataacatCTCCTGTGTTAATAATCCATGGGACTGAAGATGAAGTAATTGACTTTTCACATGGCCTAGCATTATTCGAGCGTTGCCAGAGACCTGTAGAACCACTGTGGGTAGAAGGAGCAGGCCATAATGATGTGGAACTCTATGGACAGTACCTTGAAAGATTAAAACAGTTTGTGTCACAGGAACTGGTGAacttgtaa
- the ABHD17B gene encoding alpha/beta hydrolase domain-containing protein 17B isoform X2: MNNLSFSELCCLFCCPPCPGKIASKLAFLPPDPTYTLMCDESGSRWTLHLSERADWQYSSREKDAIECFMTRTSKGQMSSFYIGLGSRINCNIFSYDYSGYGASSGKPTEKNLYADIDAAWVALRTRYGIRPENVIIYGQSIGTVPSVDLAARYESAAVILHSPLTSGMRVAFPDTKKTYCFDAFPNIDKISKITSPVLIIHGTEDEVIDFSHGLALFERCQRPVEPLWVEGAGHNDVELYGQYLERLKQFVSQELVNL, encoded by the exons ATGAATAATCTTTCCTTTAGTGAACTGTGTTGCCTGTTCTGTTGTCCACCATGCCCAGGGAAAATTGCCTCCAAATTGGCATTCTTACCTCCTGATCCCACATATACGCTGATGTGTGATGAGAGTGGTAGTCGCTGGACTTTACATCTCTCAGAGCGAGCAGACTGGCAGTATTCTTCTAGAGAAAAAGATGCCATTGAATGCTTCATGACTAGAACAAGTAAAG GTCAGATGAGCAGCTTTTACATAGGGCTGGGTTCACGGATTAATTGCAACATATTCTCATATGATTATTCTGGATATGGTGCAAGTTCTGGGAAGCCAACAGAGAAGAATTTGTATGCTGACATTGATGCTGCTTGGGTGGCTCTTAGGACAAG GTACGGAATCCGCCCTGAAAATGTGATTATATATGGCCAGAGTATAGGAACAGTACCATCTGTGGATCTTGCTGCTAGGTATGAAAGTGCTGCTGTAATTCTTCATTCTCCCCTGACCTCAGGAATGCGAGTAGCTTTTCCTGATACGAAGAAGACGTATTGCTTTGATGCATTCCCAAA CATTGacaaaatttctaaaataacatCTCCTGTGTTAATAATCCATGGGACTGAAGATGAAGTAATTGACTTTTCACATGGCCTAGCATTATTCGAGCGTTGCCAGAGACCTGTAGAACCACTGTGGGTAGAAGGAGCAGGCCATAATGATGTGGAACTCTATGGACAGTACCTTGAAAGATTAAAACAGTTTGTGTCACAGGAACTGGTGAacttgtaa